One genomic segment of Pseudoalteromonas sp. GCY includes these proteins:
- a CDS encoding RNA polymerase sigma factor, whose protein sequence is MSNQLACDSNAIRKSIEVLYKQESRKIYATLIRLLGDFELAEEALQDAFNVALKHWPTQGMPENPVPWLISTGRFKAIDAIRKQQRQREKLEVAATEVDGVSDIAGHAQEQNANAIEDDQLRLIFTCCHPAIDPKVQVALTLREVCGLTTEEIASAFLVSNTTMAQRIVRGKAKIRDARIPFELPDDTDFNNRLDAVLTVIYLVFNEGYSATQGELAIRSELTSEAIRLTRLLYSLTPDPEVAGLLALMLLNDARKAARTNASGDIILLEDQDRSLWSKDMIAEGTQLVAEIMRAGEYGFYTIQAAISATHAVATTAAATDWSQIVELYAQLHQVSPSPVIELNQAVAIAMKEGPDAGITIIERLFEHKEMQRYHLAHAAYGELLSRAGRTASAINAFKTALNLTTQLPEQRVLKQKLLKLGEN, encoded by the coding sequence ATGAGCAATCAACTTGCTTGCGATAGTAATGCTATTCGTAAGTCTATAGAAGTGCTGTACAAGCAAGAAAGCCGGAAAATTTACGCCACACTGATCCGCCTTCTAGGTGACTTTGAGTTAGCGGAAGAAGCATTGCAAGACGCGTTTAATGTGGCGTTAAAACACTGGCCTACTCAAGGTATGCCAGAAAACCCAGTCCCTTGGTTAATTTCTACTGGTCGCTTTAAAGCCATTGATGCAATACGTAAACAGCAACGTCAAAGAGAAAAGCTAGAAGTTGCTGCTACTGAAGTGGATGGGGTTTCTGACATCGCAGGCCACGCTCAAGAGCAAAACGCCAATGCAATTGAAGACGACCAATTGCGGTTAATTTTTACCTGCTGCCATCCGGCTATTGATCCAAAAGTACAAGTTGCGCTTACTCTGCGGGAGGTCTGTGGACTAACAACAGAAGAAATTGCCAGTGCATTTTTGGTGTCAAACACAACAATGGCACAACGAATTGTGCGCGGCAAAGCGAAGATCCGTGATGCCCGTATTCCGTTCGAGCTGCCAGACGACACTGACTTTAACAACCGACTTGATGCGGTGCTCACGGTTATCTATCTGGTCTTTAATGAAGGGTATTCAGCAACACAAGGCGAACTTGCAATACGCAGTGAACTGACTTCGGAGGCCATTCGCTTAACTCGTTTACTTTATTCTCTAACGCCAGATCCAGAAGTGGCGGGGTTACTCGCTTTGATGCTTTTGAATGATGCAAGAAAGGCAGCGCGCACCAATGCCAGCGGCGACATTATTTTACTGGAAGATCAAGACCGAAGCCTTTGGAGTAAAGATATGATTGCAGAAGGTACGCAGTTGGTCGCTGAAATAATGCGCGCCGGTGAATATGGCTTTTACACCATTCAGGCGGCTATTTCTGCGACTCATGCTGTTGCGACAACTGCAGCGGCGACAGATTGGTCACAGATTGTTGAATTATATGCTCAGCTACACCAAGTGAGTCCGTCTCCTGTTATTGAGCTCAACCAAGCGGTTGCAATCGCTATGAAAGAGGGGCCTGATGCGGGTATTACCATTATAGAGCGGCTATTTGAGCACAAAGAAATGCAAAGGTATCACTTGGCTCATGCGGCTTATGGCGAACTATTATCTCGTGCTGGCAGAACGGCTAGTGCGATTAATGCATTTAAAACGGCTCTCAATTTAACAACGCAATTACCAGAGCAAAGGGTTCTCAAACAAAAGCTTCTCAAGCTCGGTGAAAATTAA
- a CDS encoding protein kinase domain-containing protein, which translates to MSEKSIQHFYINEQQSIYLLSHHDAKKHRQWLNICKKQLSQLGYKHVEVIGSGAFGFVFAGTSDMGKDWVFKFSRITLAQSVRDRLEDEGYMLSQIDNPMVPNFYAFERVKKQGILMMERAPGEDLEKISLKKGRFKAHELVSLALKLRNVLVDLRERRNGMSPQPIVHGDIKPSNIVWDEASDGFSLVDWGSSVYAQVDVHGEPIASNIMDLMSSDVSTTNARMGDVYFIGDEQMSGAQSSPRFDEQGVASTIYALASAQSCRFGAQVIPASALGLPKVFAQVLDGMLSKDKATRDSAGDYFVRNMPAMAKMYLPDLTLSEKKSRIPFWTYETTVKPETVVYSSRKQFLRRADDKHNLRDVNDAQLDRYYKEFLFDTGDTEKAFLASISRLAKYPVVGGLSFHWKDAQVFVESSLILHDETLSLAFKDALNATVMIAQGIKQKGLFKCCLFDARQTIQLTRDGTGAFQFDHLPELEFSVSDISSNEITRPHSYFEDGKDPDEQLQLPRQIIQCVFELNQIHHTGCIIFESLQDRMKIHYYYRLLDANKEAQFKALLTRIMQYAVSIQDYGVAGFMKLPYKNTREFALCDRQPDFFFPKNPKTFVVNT; encoded by the coding sequence ATGTCTGAAAAATCCATCCAACACTTCTATATCAACGAACAGCAGTCTATCTACTTACTGTCTCATCATGATGCAAAAAAGCACCGTCAATGGCTGAATATCTGTAAAAAACAATTGAGCCAACTTGGCTATAAACATGTTGAGGTAATTGGCTCCGGTGCATTTGGCTTCGTATTTGCTGGTACAAGTGATATGGGGAAAGACTGGGTGTTTAAATTTTCTCGGATCACGCTTGCCCAAAGTGTGCGTGATAGGCTTGAAGATGAAGGCTATATGTTGTCGCAAATTGACAACCCGATGGTGCCAAACTTCTATGCCTTCGAACGAGTAAAAAAGCAAGGCATTTTAATGATGGAGCGTGCCCCTGGTGAAGATTTAGAAAAGATCTCACTCAAAAAGGGCCGTTTTAAAGCGCATGAGTTGGTAAGCCTCGCGCTAAAACTCAGGAATGTGTTGGTTGATTTGCGTGAGCGTCGCAATGGTATGTCTCCTCAGCCTATCGTTCATGGAGATATTAAGCCATCCAATATCGTTTGGGATGAAGCTTCCGATGGTTTCTCTTTGGTTGATTGGGGAAGCTCAGTCTATGCTCAGGTGGATGTACATGGCGAGCCTATCGCCAGCAATATCATGGATTTGATGTCATCAGATGTAAGTACAACCAACGCTCGGATGGGAGATGTGTACTTTATTGGCGATGAGCAAATGTCGGGTGCACAATCTTCTCCTCGCTTCGATGAACAAGGCGTTGCATCGACGATTTATGCACTGGCTAGTGCACAATCATGTCGTTTTGGTGCTCAGGTCATTCCTGCTAGCGCCTTAGGGCTGCCAAAAGTATTTGCGCAAGTGCTGGATGGCATGCTTAGCAAAGACAAAGCAACGAGGGATAGCGCAGGGGATTACTTTGTTCGTAATATGCCAGCAATGGCAAAAATGTATTTACCTGATTTAACACTGTCAGAGAAAAAATCCCGCATTCCCTTTTGGACCTACGAAACCACAGTTAAGCCTGAAACGGTCGTCTATAGCTCACGCAAGCAGTTTTTGCGTCGTGCTGACGATAAACACAATCTAAGAGACGTAAACGACGCGCAATTAGATAGATATTATAAAGAGTTTTTGTTTGATACCGGCGATACCGAGAAAGCCTTTTTGGCCTCAATCAGCAGACTGGCAAAATATCCGGTCGTTGGTGGTCTTAGTTTTCATTGGAAAGACGCTCAGGTATTTGTTGAGTCGAGTCTTATTTTACACGATGAAACATTGAGTCTTGCATTTAAAGACGCGTTGAACGCCACCGTAATGATTGCGCAGGGGATCAAACAAAAAGGCTTGTTTAAATGCTGTTTGTTCGACGCGCGGCAAACTATTCAATTGACTCGTGACGGCACCGGTGCGTTCCAATTTGACCATCTGCCAGAACTAGAGTTTAGCGTGAGCGATATTTCGAGCAATGAAATTACACGCCCGCATTCATACTTTGAAGACGGCAAAGATCCAGACGAGCAACTGCAGCTGCCAAGACAGATAATTCAATGCGTGTTCGAGTTAAATCAGATCCACCATACAGGTTGCATCATTTTTGAATCGTTGCAAGATAGGATGAAAATTCATTATTACTACCGGCTACTTGATGCTAACAAAGAGGCGCAATTTAAGGCACTACTGACTCGGATCATGCAATACGCGGTTAGTATTCAAGATTATGGCGTAGCAGGGTTTATGAAGCTGCCCTATAAAAATACACGTGAGTTTGCTCTATGCGACCGTCAGCCTGACTTTTTCTTTCCCAAAAACCCCAAAACATTTGTTGTTAACACTTAG
- the glnS gene encoding glutamine--tRNA ligase, producing MAETENRPSNFIRNIIDADLASGKHASTHTRFPPEPNGFLHIGHAKSICLNFGIAQDYQGKCNLRFDDTNPEKEDINYVKSIQEDVQWLGFEWDGEICYSSNYFDKLYNYAVELIENDKAYVCFLSPEQAREYRGTLTEPGKNSPYRDTSPEENLALFEKMRNGEFKEGECVLRAKIDMASSFMVLRDPIIYRVRFAHHHQTGDKWCIYPMYDFTHCISDALEGITHSLCTLEFQDNRRLYDWVLDNISIECHPQQIEFSRLNLEYTVMSKRKLNDLVVNNHVEGWDDPRMPTIAGLRRRGYTPAAIREFCKRIGVTKMDNMVEMGMLEACIRDDLNENAPRAMAVLDPVKLVIENFDADKVEMLQAPNHPTLDMGERELPFTREVYIEQEDFRVEANKKFKRLVLGKEVRLRNAYVIKAERIEEDENGNITTIYCSYDPDTLGKNPEDGRKVKGVIHWVSASHCIEAPVRQYDRLFTVPNPAAADDFTEVLNPDSLVTIANAKLEPALANAKPEQGYQFERLGYFCRDNKSEALMFNQTVGLRDSWAKIEQQG from the coding sequence ATGGCGGAAACTGAAAATCGCCCATCAAACTTTATTCGCAACATTATTGATGCGGATCTTGCCAGTGGCAAACATGCGTCTACGCACACACGTTTTCCACCTGAGCCAAATGGCTTTTTACACATAGGCCATGCTAAATCAATTTGCTTAAATTTTGGTATTGCCCAAGATTATCAAGGCAAGTGTAACTTACGCTTTGACGATACCAACCCAGAAAAAGAAGACATCAACTACGTTAAGTCGATCCAAGAAGACGTACAGTGGCTAGGGTTCGAATGGGATGGCGAAATTTGCTATTCATCAAACTACTTTGACAAGCTCTATAACTACGCAGTTGAGCTAATCGAAAATGACAAAGCGTACGTTTGCTTCCTGTCGCCTGAGCAGGCACGTGAATATCGCGGCACGCTGACTGAACCTGGCAAAAATAGCCCTTATCGTGACACTTCACCTGAAGAGAACTTAGCCTTATTCGAAAAAATGAGAAATGGCGAGTTTAAAGAAGGGGAATGTGTTCTTCGTGCTAAGATTGACATGGCAAGCTCATTTATGGTGCTTCGCGACCCTATCATCTATCGTGTACGTTTTGCACACCATCATCAAACTGGTGATAAGTGGTGCATCTATCCGATGTATGACTTTACGCACTGTATTTCCGATGCGCTTGAAGGGATCACGCATTCACTTTGTACATTAGAGTTCCAAGATAACCGCCGTTTGTACGACTGGGTGCTAGATAACATCAGTATCGAGTGTCATCCGCAGCAAATCGAGTTTTCTCGTTTAAATCTTGAATACACGGTGATGTCGAAGCGTAAGCTCAACGACTTGGTTGTTAATAACCATGTTGAAGGATGGGACGACCCGCGCATGCCGACAATTGCAGGCCTTCGTCGTCGTGGTTATACACCAGCTGCAATTCGCGAGTTTTGTAAGCGCATTGGCGTAACCAAAATGGACAATATGGTTGAAATGGGCATGCTTGAAGCGTGTATCCGTGACGACTTAAACGAAAATGCACCACGCGCAATGGCGGTACTTGACCCTGTTAAGCTAGTAATTGAAAACTTTGATGCAGATAAAGTTGAAATGCTACAAGCGCCTAATCACCCAACATTGGACATGGGCGAGCGTGAGCTGCCGTTTACGCGCGAAGTCTACATTGAACAAGAAGATTTCCGCGTAGAAGCGAACAAAAAGTTCAAACGTTTGGTGCTAGGTAAAGAAGTGCGTCTTCGTAATGCTTATGTGATTAAAGCTGAGCGCATTGAAGAAGACGAAAACGGTAATATTACGACAATCTACTGTAGTTACGACCCTGATACTTTGGGTAAAAACCCAGAAGATGGTCGCAAGGTGAAAGGCGTAATTCACTGGGTATCTGCTTCACATTGTATTGAAGCGCCAGTGCGTCAGTATGACCGCCTATTTACGGTGCCAAACCCAGCGGCTGCTGACGATTTCACGGAAGTGTTAAACCCAGACTCTTTGGTAACCATTGCAAATGCCAAACTTGAACCAGCGCTTGCAAACGCTAAGCCTGAGCAAGGTTATCAGTTCGAGCGTTTAGGTTACTTCTGTCGTGATAACAAGTCAGAAGCGCTAATGTTTAACCAAACTGTTGGTCTACGTGATTCGTGGGCTAAGATAGAACAGCAAGGTTAA
- a CDS encoding DUF3083 family protein encodes MASMNLNRVYISTKARNNHYILAEFKPDDAFYACFDSSSACYERLSRQLFALCDEYELHNVHVIANDKLPVVRYHDEAYTMQTEKQILFFYNPKFHEAHQTYLNDGYQARKIRLLFLATGNELRANAATFHSKVKKVLDALKEGFSPLEPQFRVRDHQHLTYDLFAKAKGDKESYGYKLRALYPRYQARNCTLPEEYSEMTYATFNIPVSRAIKTEFQSQMRPGDYGQFYRTLEDAFLSSCADKQLNMVAMVADGRLPIVRSAKIDKSDTNRELQKLSFDTGSGDNQIYSLFNEANLVDTIRFVIVANDKDKKDMGYGRFMNHVETAIKRFVAQLPVNVEKQDINVRFFQHISYDY; translated from the coding sequence ATGGCTTCAATGAATTTGAATCGTGTTTATATATCAACTAAGGCTAGAAACAATCATTATATTCTTGCTGAGTTTAAACCGGATGATGCATTCTATGCATGTTTTGACTCCAGCAGCGCGTGTTACGAGCGTTTGTCTCGCCAGCTCTTCGCACTGTGTGACGAATATGAACTGCATAATGTACATGTAATTGCGAACGATAAATTGCCGGTGGTGCGTTACCACGACGAAGCTTATACCATGCAAACAGAAAAGCAGATTTTGTTTTTCTATAATCCTAAGTTCCACGAAGCGCACCAAACTTATCTCAATGACGGATACCAAGCGCGTAAAATCCGCTTACTGTTTTTAGCCACGGGAAATGAATTACGCGCCAATGCGGCGACCTTCCACAGCAAAGTGAAAAAGGTGCTTGATGCACTTAAAGAAGGGTTTTCTCCGCTAGAACCTCAGTTTAGAGTGCGAGACCATCAACATTTAACCTATGACCTATTTGCCAAAGCGAAAGGCGACAAAGAGTCATATGGCTATAAGTTGCGTGCACTTTACCCACGTTATCAAGCCAGAAACTGCACGTTACCAGAAGAATATAGTGAAATGACTTACGCGACCTTTAACATTCCAGTGTCACGTGCAATAAAAACGGAGTTCCAAAGCCAAATGCGCCCTGGTGATTACGGACAATTCTATCGCACACTAGAAGATGCATTTCTTTCTTCTTGCGCCGATAAACAGCTCAATATGGTAGCAATGGTAGCCGATGGCCGTTTGCCTATCGTCAGAAGCGCCAAAATTGATAAGTCCGATACCAACCGAGAGCTACAAAAGCTGAGTTTTGATACCGGCTCCGGTGACAATCAAATTTACTCACTGTTTAACGAAGCAAACCTAGTGGACACCATTCGCTTTGTCATCGTTGCCAATGACAAAGACAAAAAAGACATGGGCTATGGTCGTTTTATGAATCACGTAGAAACGGCTATTAAACGCTTTGTCGCGCAACTTCCTGTTAATGTTGAAAAGCAAGACATCAACGTACGCTTCTTCCAACATATTAGTTACGACTACTAA
- the fos gene encoding fosfomycin resistance glutathione transferase, giving the protein MLSGLNHITISVSDLEASLTFYNDLLGCELWVTWDKGAYLSLGDVWLCLSLGEPSPSSDYSHIAFNIAAEDFSTFSQVVLEKGVGVWQQNCSEGDSLYIFDPDHHKLEIHSGSLQSRLKSLQQQPYSGLTWYKKL; this is encoded by the coding sequence ATGTTATCAGGTTTAAATCATATTACGATTTCGGTATCCGATCTTGAAGCGTCACTTACTTTTTACAACGATTTACTGGGCTGTGAACTTTGGGTAACTTGGGATAAAGGCGCGTATTTAAGCCTCGGTGATGTGTGGCTTTGTTTATCTTTAGGTGAGCCATCTCCGAGCTCAGATTACAGTCATATAGCGTTCAATATTGCTGCCGAAGACTTTTCAACTTTTTCTCAAGTGGTATTGGAAAAGGGGGTTGGCGTATGGCAACAAAATTGCAGCGAAGGGGACTCGCTCTATATTTTTGACCCCGATCATCACAAACTCGAGATCCATAGTGGTAGTTTGCAAAGTCGGTTAAAAAGTTTACAGCAGCAACCGTATTCAGGCCTCACTTGGTATAAAAAATTATAA
- a CDS encoding electron transfer flavoprotein subunit alpha/FixB family protein — translation MSVLVIAEHENGVLKPETAKVVAAATKIASDVTVLVAGYNITEAANHSAQIAGVQKVVAVDDASFEHQLAENTSELVVELASDFSHILFSASTTGKNIAPRVAALLDKSQISEIIDVLDADTFKRPIYAGNAIATVKSLDSQKVITVRASAFDAVETQAACDIEERSQSIASQVSEFVSIEQTESERPELTAAPVVISGGRGMQNGENFALLNGIADKLGAAIGASRAAVDAGFVPNDMQVGQTGKIVAPNLYIAVGISGAIQHLAGMKDSKVIVAINKDPEAPIFQVADYGLVADLFDALPELEQTL, via the coding sequence ATGAGCGTATTAGTTATTGCTGAGCACGAAAATGGTGTATTAAAGCCTGAAACCGCTAAGGTGGTTGCTGCTGCGACAAAAATCGCAAGCGACGTTACCGTATTAGTTGCAGGTTACAACATTACTGAGGCTGCCAATCACTCTGCTCAGATCGCTGGCGTACAAAAGGTGGTCGCGGTTGACGATGCTTCTTTCGAGCACCAATTGGCAGAAAACACATCTGAGCTCGTTGTTGAGTTAGCAAGTGACTTTTCACACATTTTGTTTTCAGCGTCTACCACAGGTAAAAATATCGCGCCACGTGTCGCGGCGCTACTCGACAAATCACAGATCTCAGAAATTATCGATGTGCTTGATGCAGACACCTTTAAGCGTCCAATTTATGCGGGTAATGCAATTGCGACTGTAAAATCATTAGACTCACAAAAAGTTATCACTGTGCGTGCATCAGCATTTGATGCGGTAGAGACTCAAGCTGCATGTGACATTGAGGAGCGCTCGCAAAGTATTGCCTCTCAAGTGAGTGAGTTTGTGAGCATTGAACAAACTGAATCTGAGCGTCCGGAATTAACTGCCGCACCAGTTGTTATTTCAGGTGGCCGTGGTATGCAAAACGGTGAAAACTTTGCCTTGCTAAATGGTATTGCTGACAAACTAGGGGCCGCAATTGGTGCATCGCGTGCTGCTGTTGACGCGGGCTTTGTGCCTAACGATATGCAGGTGGGCCAAACCGGTAAGATTGTGGCGCCTAACTTATATATTGCAGTTGGGATCAGCGGTGCTATTCAACACCTTGCGGGTATGAAGGATTCTAAGGTCATTGTCGCTATCAACAAAGACCCAGAAGCCCCCATTTTCCAAGTGGCTGATTATGGCCTTGTTGCGGATCTCTTTGATGCGTTACCAGAGCTTGAACAGACACTGTAA
- a CDS encoding electron transfer flavoprotein subunit beta/FixA family protein, with protein sequence MKVLVPIKRVIDYNVKARVKSDNSDVDLSNVKMAINPFCEIAVEEAVRLKEAGTATEVIAISIGDKACQEQLRTALALGADKAIHIETDAKLESLHIAKLLAKVVEQESPELVILGKQSIDSDNNQTGQMLAALTKRAQGTFASKVVVEGDKVQVTREVDGGLQTVSLSLPAVVTTDLRLNEPRYASLPNIMKAKRKPLDVIAADSLGVDLAPRIELVKVEEPAKRSGGVMVESVEELVNKLKTEAKVIS encoded by the coding sequence ATGAAAGTACTTGTGCCAATCAAACGCGTGATTGATTACAACGTAAAGGCAAGAGTCAAATCTGACAACAGTGATGTTGATTTGAGCAACGTTAAAATGGCGATCAACCCATTTTGTGAAATCGCAGTAGAAGAGGCGGTTCGTTTAAAAGAAGCGGGCACCGCAACGGAAGTTATTGCCATATCAATTGGCGATAAAGCTTGTCAAGAGCAGCTAAGAACGGCGCTTGCACTGGGTGCAGATAAAGCGATTCACATTGAAACAGACGCAAAGCTTGAATCTCTGCACATTGCAAAACTACTGGCTAAGGTAGTGGAACAAGAAAGTCCAGAGCTGGTCATTCTAGGTAAACAGTCTATCGATTCTGATAACAACCAAACAGGACAAATGCTAGCGGCGTTAACTAAACGTGCTCAGGGCACTTTTGCCTCTAAAGTTGTAGTTGAAGGCGATAAAGTGCAAGTGACGCGTGAAGTTGATGGCGGTTTGCAAACGGTGTCGCTTTCACTTCCAGCTGTCGTAACAACAGACTTGCGTTTGAATGAACCTCGTTATGCTTCACTGCCAAATATCATGAAAGCTAAACGTAAACCACTAGACGTAATCGCAGCGGATTCGTTAGGCGTTGATTTAGCTCCTCGTATTGAATTGGTGAAAGTTGAAGAGCCAGCTAAGCGCTCTGGTGGCGTGATGGTTGAGAGCGTTGAAGAGTTAGTAAACAAGTTAAAAACAGAAGCAAAGGTGATCTCATGA
- a CDS encoding electron transfer flavoprotein-ubiquinone oxidoreductase has protein sequence MVERETMEFDVVIVGAGPAGLSCAIRLAQQAQEKQQELMICVVEKGSEVGAHILSGAVFETKALDELIPDWAAKGAPVTTKVTGDDIYLFKNETNATKLPHLVVPKTFKNDGNYIVSMGNVCRWLAEQAEQLGVEIFPGFSAHSLIVEEQQVKGIITGDMGLDRDGQPKDSYMPGMELRAKYTVFAEGCRGHLGKQLIAEFKLDKDASPQHYGIGFKEIWQVDQSKHKEGLVVHGTGWPLDNDTHGGSFMYHAENNQVVVGLIIDLNYTNPHLSPFDEFQRMKHHDTFASVLEGGERIAYGARAIAKGGFHSLPKMHFPGGLLIGCDAGTLNFAKIKGNHTAMKSGMLAADAIIEVLGQESAPSDLVSFADKFKASWLYDELYQSRNFGPAMHKLGRIMGGAYNMIDQNIFSGSLPFTIKDEHQDHAQLKLASESQTISYPKPDGKLSFDKLSSVFLSNTNHEEVQPCHLQLKDSDIPIKVNLAKFDEPAQRYCPAGVYEVNENEQGEKQFVINSQNCIHCKTCDIKDPSQNITWVTPEGAGGPNYPNM, from the coding sequence ATGGTCGAACGTGAAACCATGGAGTTTGATGTTGTGATAGTTGGTGCAGGTCCTGCGGGCCTGTCTTGCGCTATCCGACTCGCTCAACAGGCTCAAGAAAAACAACAAGAATTAATGATCTGTGTAGTCGAAAAAGGCTCAGAAGTAGGTGCACATATCTTGTCGGGTGCAGTATTTGAAACCAAAGCACTAGATGAACTTATCCCTGATTGGGCTGCAAAAGGCGCTCCCGTGACAACGAAAGTGACGGGTGACGACATTTATTTATTCAAAAATGAAACCAATGCCACCAAACTGCCTCATCTAGTGGTACCAAAAACATTTAAAAACGACGGCAACTATATTGTTTCTATGGGGAATGTTTGCCGTTGGCTCGCTGAACAAGCAGAGCAACTTGGCGTTGAAATTTTCCCAGGCTTTAGCGCCCACTCTCTAATTGTTGAAGAGCAACAAGTTAAAGGTATTATTACCGGTGATATGGGCTTAGATAGAGATGGCCAACCTAAAGACAGCTACATGCCTGGAATGGAGCTTAGAGCGAAATATACCGTATTTGCTGAAGGTTGCCGTGGCCACTTAGGCAAACAACTTATAGCTGAATTTAAACTGGATAAAGACGCTTCCCCTCAACACTATGGCATCGGCTTTAAGGAAATTTGGCAAGTAGACCAAAGCAAGCATAAAGAAGGTCTTGTTGTACATGGCACAGGTTGGCCGCTCGACAATGATACACATGGCGGTTCATTTATGTATCATGCTGAAAACAATCAAGTCGTGGTCGGGTTAATCATCGACTTAAATTACACTAATCCACACCTAAGTCCATTTGATGAATTTCAGCGTATGAAGCATCATGACACCTTTGCGAGTGTACTTGAAGGTGGTGAGCGCATTGCCTATGGTGCTCGAGCAATCGCCAAAGGTGGCTTTCACAGCCTACCTAAAATGCACTTCCCAGGTGGTTTACTGATTGGCTGTGACGCAGGTACCCTCAACTTTGCCAAAATTAAAGGCAACCATACTGCAATGAAGTCCGGTATGCTTGCAGCCGATGCCATCATTGAGGTATTAGGCCAAGAAAGCGCTCCGTCAGACTTGGTAAGCTTTGCCGACAAATTTAAGGCTAGTTGGCTTTATGATGAGCTTTATCAATCTCGTAACTTTGGCCCAGCAATGCATAAGTTAGGTCGTATTATGGGCGGCGCCTACAATATGATCGACCAAAACATTTTCTCAGGTTCGCTACCATTTACTATTAAGGACGAACATCAGGATCACGCACAGCTTAAGCTTGCATCTGAATCGCAAACTATAAGTTACCCAAAGCCGGATGGTAAATTAAGCTTTGACAAACTTTCTTCCGTATTTTTATCGAATACCAATCATGAAGAAGTGCAACCATGTCATTTACAGTTAAAAGACTCAGATATTCCAATCAAAGTGAATTTAGCTAAGTTTGATGAGCCAGCACAGCGATACTGTCCTGCTGGCGTGTATGAAGTAAACGAAAACGAGCAAGGTGAGAAGCAGTTTGTTATCAATTCGCAAAACTGTATTCATTGCAAAACCTGCGATATTAAAGATCCGAGCCAAAATATAACCTGGGTCACACCAGAGGGTGCCGGTGGTCCAAACTATCCAAACATGTAA
- a CDS encoding acyl-CoA thioesterase: protein MPQQSVTFRFLAEPTDVNFGGKVHGGMVMKWIDQAGYACAAGWSGSYCVTVSVAGMRFHRPILVGQIVEVSARIAHTGNTSMQIFIQVRCGDPKTQRLVETNHCIISFIAMDQAGYPIQIPQFKAKTEEEKKLEAYAVKMKEIAIQTESLLEETLSDSK from the coding sequence ATGCCACAACAATCCGTTACCTTTCGATTTTTAGCAGAGCCCACCGACGTCAACTTTGGCGGTAAAGTACACGGTGGTATGGTCATGAAATGGATTGATCAAGCTGGGTATGCTTGCGCCGCGGGTTGGAGCGGCAGCTATTGCGTTACCGTTTCAGTAGCGGGCATGCGCTTCCACCGCCCTATTCTTGTGGGTCAAATTGTTGAAGTTTCCGCGCGGATTGCCCACACCGGGAACACCAGTATGCAGATTTTTATTCAAGTGCGCTGTGGCGATCCAAAAACGCAGCGACTTGTCGAAACCAATCACTGCATTATCAGCTTTATCGCCATGGACCAAGCTGGATATCCAATTCAAATTCCTCAGTTTAAAGCGAAAACCGAAGAAGAGAAAAAATTAGAAGCCTATGCGGTGAAAATGAAGGAAATAGCGATCCAGACTGAATCGCTATTAGAAGAAACCTTGTCCGATAGTAAATAA